The segment CCCTGAACAAAGATGCTGGGTAGTTCCTGATACAGGCCGTTGCCGGACCGCCCCGCGCGACGCGAGCGGGCCGCGTCGAGCGCGGCGGCGGCGATGGAGGGTTAGTCACAGCGGAAGGTCGTGAGGTGCGGTTGACCCTCGGCGCGGGGGATGCCGCCGATGCCGATCAGCGACACGTCCTGCGGTACGCGCAGCCCGTGCCGGGCCGGCAGGTCGTTCCAGAGCAGGTAACCGTGCCGGTCGATCGACGTGATGACCGCCGTCACCCCGTCGGCAACCAGCGCGGCGACCGCCGCCGGTAGATCGTTCTTTTCGACCGTTCGACCGTCGCCAACGTTGACACGTCGGTCGCGACGCGGTACGGCATGCCCAGGCGCGCCAGCCCGCTCACGTACCCCGCGTGCCGCAGGCCCTGCGTGACCCTGTGGCCGGTCGCAAGTTCATCGCCGACGTACGCAATGCGGCGGTGGCCCAGGCGGTGCAGGTGGTCGACCGCGCGCATGGCGTCCAGCGCGTGCGTCGGGCCGATCACGTCCACCTCGGGCGAGTTCGGGTAGAGAACCTCGAGCGAAACCACAGGCATCACCGACGCAAGCCGTTCCACGATTGCATCAGGGAAGGGGTAAACGAGGATCGCCGCATCGTTATCGCGCGTGCGAAGCACGCGCAGGTGGTCGAGACGCAACGCCGGTGATGACGCATCGACGAACGACACCATCAGCCCCACGCCGGCATCGTTGGCGACGCGCTCGAGGTTCGTAAGGACGTGAAAGCCGACGTAGCTGGGATCCGGCACGCCGTTGAGGTCCACGCACGGGTTGCCGAGCACCAGTCCAACGCGGTCAAGCGACACCGTTGAGGCTGCACCACCGCGCGAGCGCCGACGTCGGGGTGCGTAGTTGAGCGAGCCCGCAACTTCCAGCACGCGCGAACGCGTTTGTTGCGCAATATCACCACGGCCACTCAGGGCGCGGGAGACGGTGCCCTTGGACAGGTTCAATGCCGCCGCGATGTCTTGGAATCGTCCCGCTGTCGATCGCATGGGCGGGAAATTACGTTTGAAATGTCAGGCACCGATGGCGAGTCTGCTAATCTCGCGCGCCGTTCATGTTTGCGTCGAATAAGTTGCGCAACTTTGGCACCCAATTTAAGCATGTTGCTGGATAAATGTTGCGACTTTAGGTGTATCCGCCACAGACCACTGGTGGTGGCAAGCACCAAAGCACGTCCGAACTTCACGACTGAACTGGAAGCGAACCGCAACTCTCTATTTTGGTGGCAATCTCTGATCCATTGCCTCGGTTCTTATCAGACGCAGCTTTGTCGAAGACAAAAATGGGGTGGCGGTGATTTTCGAACTAGCGCTTGCCGATATGTAACGGCCCAGACGTCGCCAACGGCATTGTCGGCTCAGTCGTCAAAAGAGGATGCAGCGCACTGGCATTCACGTCACGCCGGGCGCGCCGCCTCAGTCCACTAGCGGTGGATGGTGCCACCTTGGGGCGGGCAGGGATATGTAAATGAATCGGAAGCGGTTGTTCACCTTTCTGCTGGCCATGCTGACGGTCGCGTTGCGCCCGGGCGTGCTGGAGGCAGGAGAGGCAAACCGGGAATACGCGTTGAAGGCCGCATTTCTCTACAACTTCGCGCAATTCGTTGAATGGCCCGCCGGTGCCTTTGAGTCCGACACGGCACCGTTCGTCATTGGCGTCTACGGCGACAACCCGTTCCAGGACGCGCTGGACCGCGCCGTTCAGGGGAAGACGGCCAGCGGACACCCGATGGTGGTCCATCAGTTCAGCACGACGGCGGAGGTCGCCAGCGCCCACATGCTGTTCGTATCCGCGGCACAGGGCGGCGCACTCGACGAATTATTTGCCGCAATCGGGGACCGGCCGATCCTGACGGTGGGCGAGAGCAATTCCTTCCCGTGGAAGGGTGGCGTCATCCGCTTCTACATGGAGGACGGAAAGGTGCGTTTCGAGATCAACCCCGAGGCCGCGCAACGCGCCCGCCTGCGGATCAGTTCGAAGCTGATGAAGCTGGCCAGGATATTCAAACGATGACAGCCTCCAATCGCCCATCCCGACCGTCGACACTGTCACTACTATGGCGGCGCGCCAGCCCGCAAACGCTGCGCGGCAAGCTGGTGGCGATCAGCATGACCAGCACGGGTGTCGCGCTGACGATCGCGTGCGCGGCCTCGCTGTTGTTCGACTATCAGCAAATCCGCCGTTCGCTGGGCAACGAGGTCGTGTTGGAGGCGCAGATCGTCGGCGCCAACTGCACGGCCGCCATCAGCTTTCACGATGCCGAGGCCGCCACCGCCACGTTGGCGACCCTTGCCCCGCAGGAGCGCGTCGAGCTGGCCGTGATCTACAATGCCGACGGCCAAGTGCTGGCGACGTACGCGCGCCCGGGCTACACTGCTGAACCACCTGTCGCCCCACCACTGCGCGATGTGGAATTCGGGCCGGGCTACATGCTGACCTGCCAGACGATCGAACTGGGCGGCAAGGAGATCGGCCGCGTCCTCATTCGCGCCGACCTTCGCGGACTGCACGCTCACCTGCGCAACGGAGCCCTGATGGGCGGGACCGTGCTGGCGGGCGCGATGGCGTTCGCCTACCTGGTCGTTGCGCGCCTGCAGCGCGCCATCTCCGGTCCCATTTCCACGCTCACCGAGACCGCCCGCTCCGTCTCGGTGGACCGCGATTACTCGGTGCGCGTCGCACGCATCAACGATAATGGCTCCGGCGAGCTCGGCATGCTCGTCGATTGCTTTAACGAGATGCTCTCGCAAATTCAGGATCGCGATGCGGAACTGGAAACGCACCGCGGTTGCCTTGAAGCCGAGGTGGAGGCGCGCACCGCCGAGCTGACGAAAACGAACGCCGAGCTGACCGAGGCCACGCGCAAGGCCGAGGCATCCAACGCGGCCAAGACCGCGTTCCTGGCCAACATGAGCCACGAGATCCGCACGCCAATGACGGCGATCCTGGGCTACTCGGACCTCATGCTCTCCCCCACGCAGACCACCAGCGACCGCGTGAACAGCCTGCAGGTGATCCGCCGCAACACGCGCCACCTGATGGAGTTGATCAACGACATCCTCGACATCAGCAAGATCGAGGCCGAGAAGATGACGATCGAGAGCATCCCGTGCGATCTGGCCGGCATCGTGGTCGAGGTCAGCAGCATGCTGCGACCGAAGGCGATGGCCAAGCAGCTGACGATGGCGGTCGACTTCGATGGCCCGATACCGCGCACGGTGCATTCCGACCCGCTGCGCCTCAAGCAGGTGCTGATGAACCTCGTCGGGAACGCGGTGAAGTTCACCGAGACCGGCGAGGTCACGATCAAGGTGCGCGTCGAGCGCACGGGCACCACCGGCCGGGCGATCTTCGACATCAGCGACACCGGAATCGGCATGACGCCCGACCAGATCGGTCGCCTGTTCCGGCCGTTCACGCAGGCCGACGAGTCGATGACGCGCCGGTACGGTGGGACCGGCCTGGGCCTCGTCATCAGCCAGCGATTGTCGCGACTGATGGGCGGCGACATCACCGTCACCTCCGCACCTGGAATGGGTTCGACCTTCTCGGTGCAGATCGATACGGGCCCGCTGGCCGGCGTCGAATGGCTGACCGGACTGACCGAATCCACGTTGCAGCCGCCAGCGATTGAGCCGAGCATCGACGAGGTCGCGCTGTCGGGCCGGATCCTGCTTGCCGAGGACGGGTACGACAACCAGCAGTTGATCTCGCTGCACCTGTCGGCCGCCGGCGCCCAGGTCACGATCGCCGAGAACGGGCGCATCGCCGTCGACAAGGTTCGCAGCGGGGCGTTCGACGTCGTGCTGATGGACATGCAGATGCCCGAGCTGGACGGCTACGGCGCCGCCAGCGAGCTACGGCGGCGCGGGTTCACGTTGCCGATTATCGCGTTGACCGCCCATGCCATGGCCGGCGATCGCAAGCGCTGCCTGGACGCCGGTTGCACCGATTACCTGACAAAACCGGTCGACCGCGGCCTGCTGCTGCGGACGGTCCAATCGTATCTGACCAAGCCCCCGGAACCCGCAGTGAATCGCCGGGCGCCTGTATCCGCGACGATCGATACGTCCGCCGCGCCTGAAGCACGTGAAACGACCGTACTCACGCCGAACGCGGCGTCATACGGTAGCGATCGTCAGAACAAGGCGCTAGCCGCCGCTGTCGCCGGGTTCGTCAGCCGGCTTCCGGCGCGGGTGAGCACGCTGCAGGGCCAGGTCGCCGACGGGAACCTCGCCGAGTTGAAACGCACGCTGCACCAGTTGAAGGGCGCCGGCACCGGCTACGGCTTTCCAAAGATCACGGCGTTGGCCGCCCAAGCGGAGCGGGCCGTCGTCGCCCAGCAGGCGCTTGAGGAGATACGGGCGGAAGTGGATCACCTCGTGGAGGTGATCCGGATGGTCGACGGTTACGTCTGCGCAAGGGAGGCCCATGCCTGATCAGAAGCTACTGGTCATCGACGACTCGTCGGACGTGCATGAGCTCGTCGGCGTCTGGCTGATAGACGAACCGATCGAACTGCTGGCCGCGTACGATGCAACATCCGGCCAGGCGATTGCGCGCGAGCACAAGCCGGACCTGATCCTGCTTGACGTCGACATGCCCGGCACGAATGGGTTCGAGTTGTGCGCGCAGCTGAAGGCAAACCCGTTGACGCAGCAGGTCCCCGTCGTCTTCCTCACCGGCGCGTCCACCAGCGAGGAGAAGCTGCGCGGCCTGGATCTTGGGGCGGCCGACTACATCGTTAAACCGTTCGAGCCCGCTGAGCTGCGCGCCCGGGTGCGCGTGCTGCTGCGAACGCAACAGCTGCTGGCGCTGCTGGCACAAAAGGCGACCGTACTGGAGGAGAGCGAGGCGCGGTTCCGCGTGCTGGCGGAGAACTCGTCGGACGTGATCTCTCGCCACGACGCGGACGGCACGTATCTGTACGTATCGCCCGCGTGCGAGGCCGTGTTGGGCTACGCGCCGGACGAGATGATCGGCCGGCGCGTGTACGAGTACGTGCATGTGGATGACGTCTACGCCGTTGCGACCTGCCACACGGATCCGCCTTCGAGCGCGAACGGTACCCGCCGCCCCACCGCGACGTTTCGCTTCCGCCGGAAGGACGGGGCGTTCGTCTGGCTCGAATCGACGTTCCGCCCGCACCTGCGCGCCGAGGACGGCACGTTCGAGGTGCATGGCTCGGCCCGGGATATCACGGCGCGCAAGCACCAGGAGCGCATCGAGCAGTGTCGCATTGAGGTGCTAGAACGGGTCGCGCAGAACTGCTCGTTCGAGGACGTGATGGGCTGCCTGCTCAGCGCAGCAGAGCAGGTCAAGCACAACGCGGTAGCCGGTTCGATCGCGCTGTTCGACGGGCAGCTGCACTATGCGACCGAGCACCTGCCCCCCAGCGTCCAGAAGATGTTCGTCGCCCAGCCCTACGCATTTGCCGCCCGCATCTGCAGCGCGGTGGCCAACGCGTCTGGCGACGTGTTCGTCAGCGACATCGCGACCGACCCGATGTGGGACGGCGCGCGCGACGCACTGCTGGCCGAGGGATTCGAGACCTGCTGGGCGTCGCTGATCGATACGGGGCGCGAGGTGCTCGGGGCGTTCTGCCTCTATCACCGGGACCCCGCGCAACCCGACGCGGTGCAGGCGTCGTTCCTGCGCATGGCCGGCAAGTTGGCCGCGCTGACGATCGAACACCACCAGTTGACCGAGCAGCTCGCCCATCGCGCGCAACACGACGCGTTGACCGGGCTGCCCAACCGCGTCCTCTTCGAGGAACGGCTACAGCGCGCGCTGGTCGAGGCGGCGCGCGTCGGCCGCTCAGTTACGGTCGCGTTCATCGACGTCGATCGGTTCAAACAGATCAACGACACGCTCGGCCACCACGTCGGCGACCAAGTGCTGTGCCAGGTGGCGACGCGGGTCCAAGCGATGGTCGGGCCGAACGACACGCTAGCCCGCATGGGCGGCGACGAGTTCGCGATGATCCTGACCGACAGCGGGGGCCCTGAGGCCGCCGAGCGGTTGTGCAGGCAGATCATCGCGCGATTCAAGACCGCGTTGGACGTGCTGGGCCAGGAGTTGATCGTGACGCTCAGCATTGGCCTTGCGACCGCGCCGACCGACGCGTCCGACTCGACGACGTTGAAGAAGAGCGCCGACGCCGCACTGTACGCCGTGAAGCGTGCGGGCCGCGACGGGGTGCAATGCTTCGTCCCCAGCATGATGGCCGGCGGCATCGATCGTTGGGATATGGAGGTCGGGCTGACCCGCGCGATCGACGCGGGCGAACTGGTGCTCCACTACCAACCGCAGGTGAACCATCAGGGGAACATCGTTGGGCTGGAGGCGCTCGTGCGTTGGATGCACCCGCGGCTCGGCATGGTGCCGCCGAACCGGTTCATCCCGATCGCCGAGGAAACCGGCCTGATCATCCCGATCGGCAATTGGGTACTACGCGAGGCATTGGAACAGTGCCGTCGTTGGACCCAGGCCGGCGTGCCGTGCGTACCGGTCGCCGTGAACGTTTCGGCGTTGCAGTTCGCGCAGCCATTGTTCCCGTCTCAAGTCGACGCGGCACTGCGCGACTTCGGGATCGACGCAGGCTTGCTGAAGATCGAGGTGACCGAATCGTCGCTGATGCGGAGCATGCAGGACGCTGCTGCCAAGCTGACCGAGCTGCGTGCGATCGGCATCGGCCTCGCGATCGACGACTTCGGCACCGGGTATTCGTCGCTCGCCTATCTGCATCGCCTGCCGATCGACGTGCTGAAGATCGATCGCACGTTCGTCTCCGCGATCGGCACGTCGCGCTCGGCTGACGCGGACTGTAAAGACACGACGATCACTCGGGCGATCATCGAACTGGCGCGGAGCCTGGGCCTGTCGACGGTCGCCGAAGGAGTAGAAACCGAATTGCAGCGCGCGACGCTAAAGTCGCTCGGCTGCGACGTGATGCAGGGGTACCTCTTCAGCAAACCAATTCCAGTAGAACCATTGAGGGACCTGCTTTGCCGCGGCCGCGTCAGCCGCGTGCAGGACGCCGCCGTGGCTTAAAGAGAGTTGAGGCGAGGCCCGTTCGGGCCGGCGAAACGAATGTCTGTATATCCCGGCGAACCGGCATAAATCACACATCCGTTCCGACCGATGAATCTATTAGAAGCACTCCGGTTTTCGAACAGGCGGCGAATGATGACGGTAACCAAATCTGCCAACCGCAGCCGAACGCAGCACCGAATTATCGCGAGGTTCCTTGCGGTCGCCGTGCTCGTTGGGCTTGGGCATCGTTCGCCGGCGTTCGCACAGTCCGATGCGGACATGCCCGACGCGACGCAATCGCCAGACGACTTGACCTCGATGAGCATCGAAGAACTGATGGAACTGCCCGTCGTGGTCGCCGCGGGCAAACGGGCGCAGTCGCAGCGGGAAGCCGCGGCATCGGTGAGCGTGGTGACGGCCGACGAGATCAACCTGATGGGCTACCGCAACCTCGCCGAGGTCTTGCGGAACCAGCGCAGCTTCTACCTGCACACCGATGGCCTCAACTGGTTCGCCGGCGTGCGCGGCCTGCTTCGGCCGGCCGAGTGGAACGCGCGATTGCTCGTGCTGGTCGACGGCCGCCCGACCCGCGAGAACATCTACGGTCAAACGCACCTCGACCAGGACTTCCTCCTGCCCATCGAGGCGTACAAACGCGTCGAAATCGTCCGCGGTCCCGGATCGGCACTGTACGGCAGCAACGCCGTGTTCAGCGTCGTCAACATCGTCACCAAGGACGGCGCCGACCTGAACGGCGGCCTGATCCGCGTCCAGGGTGGCACCGAGAACACGGCCCGCGTGTCGGCGTTGTACGGCCTGAAGACCGACGGTGGATGGGACATCAGCGGCGGCATCGCCGGCTACACGAGTGACGGGGACGAGGACGTCCACTTCGACGGCATCAGCGACCCGCTGCTGAACTTCGGCCACGTTGAAGGCTGGGACGACGAGCGCTCGGTCACCGGATATCTGAAGATCAAGCGTGGCGAGTTCACGGCCATGGTGGATCACGCCGATCGCGAGCGCGACAGCCGGTCGGCGACGTACGCCACGTCGTTCTTCGAGCCCGGCACGATGGACGAGTCGCGCACGAACGTCACGCTGCGCGTCGACCACGAGATCGCGCCCGGGCGAAGCATTCACGGGATGGCGTATTACGGCCGGTCGCAGTACCGCCAGACGCTTGGCTTCACGCTCGATCCGGCGGTGTCGCCGGCCATCGATTACAATTACTTGACGAAGGCGCACAACGACTGGCTGGGGTTGGAGTCGCACTACGACTGGCAGATCAACCCGAAGTTTCACCTGCTGGCTGGCGGCGAGGTGACGCACTCGCTGGAGACGTCACAGCAGGACCGTGACGATGCTGGATTCTCGATCGACATCGATAAGCCGTTCTCGTCGGTCGCGTTGTTCGCCGAGGGAAATTGGCACCTGACCGAGCGGGTGACGCTCGTCGCCGGCGCCCGCGTCGACCACGTGCGGCACGTCGGCACGATGTTCAGCCCGCGGGCCGCCGCGATCGTGTCGGCGACGAAGAACGACACGATCAAGCTGATGTACGGCCGCGCGTTTCGCTCGCCCAACCTGTACGAGATGTTCTACAGTTCGGCCGACGCATACCTGGCCAACCCTGACCTTGATCCGGAACTCGTCGACACCTACGAACTCGCTTGGGAACGGCAGTTAAAGAGCGGGTGGCGCACGTCGCTGGGTGGCTTCTTCTGGCACATGTCCGACGCGATGGACAGCGTGATCTTCCCCGACGGCACCTCGCAGGTGCAGAACGTGCGCGACGTGAGCGCCCGAGGCGTGGAGGCCGAGTTGCAACGCCAATGGCAATCCGGCGGCAGCTTCCGCGCCCACGCCAGCCTGACCAATGCCACCGATGACGACGGTGACCGCCTCGCCGTCTCGCCGCGGTACATCGTGGGCACGGCGATCATCGTCCCGCTGATCGGCAAGAAGACGTTCCTGTCGGTGGACGCGCAACTGGTCGGCCCGATGGAGTCCGACCTCGGCGAATCGACCGACCCCAGCTACGTCACCAACGTGGTGCTCACCTCACGCGACTTCCTCGGCACCCGCGGGCTGGAGCTGCAAGCCGGCGTCTACAACCTGTTCGCCGACGACGCTCGACTGCCCCACGGCGACAGTTTCCAACACACCCAGCCCACCCTGAACTGGCCCGGCACTCGCGCCATGGTCGGCCTGACGTACGCGTTCTAATCCGCGGATACACGAGCGCCAGAAGTCGGCCCGTGCGCCAACGCGAGACATTACGCGCTGAGCGGAAGAGCCGACAATCAGGAGACAATCGAACAGGCGGATCGGCGCGGTCGCTCAGCGGGGATTGCCTCTCGCTGGCATAGAGGGCACCGGTGTTCGGCGACACCTGCATGGCGTAGAAACCGTTGGCCCAGGACGCCTGAAGGCCATTCTACGCGTGCCCGT is part of the Tepidisphaeraceae bacterium genome and harbors:
- a CDS encoding EAL domain-containing protein, which produces MPDQKLLVIDDSSDVHELVGVWLIDEPIELLAAYDATSGQAIAREHKPDLILLDVDMPGTNGFELCAQLKANPLTQQVPVVFLTGASTSEEKLRGLDLGAADYIVKPFEPAELRARVRVLLRTQQLLALLAQKATVLEESEARFRVLAENSSDVISRHDADGTYLYVSPACEAVLGYAPDEMIGRRVYEYVHVDDVYAVATCHTDPPSSANGTRRPTATFRFRRKDGAFVWLESTFRPHLRAEDGTFEVHGSARDITARKHQERIEQCRIEVLERVAQNCSFEDVMGCLLSAAEQVKHNAVAGSIALFDGQLHYATEHLPPSVQKMFVAQPYAFAARICSAVANASGDVFVSDIATDPMWDGARDALLAEGFETCWASLIDTGREVLGAFCLYHRDPAQPDAVQASFLRMAGKLAALTIEHHQLTEQLAHRAQHDALTGLPNRVLFEERLQRALVEAARVGRSVTVAFIDVDRFKQINDTLGHHVGDQVLCQVATRVQAMVGPNDTLARMGGDEFAMILTDSGGPEAAERLCRQIIARFKTALDVLGQELIVTLSIGLATAPTDASDSTTLKKSADAALYAVKRAGRDGVQCFVPSMMAGGIDRWDMEVGLTRAIDAGELVLHYQPQVNHQGNIVGLEALVRWMHPRLGMVPPNRFIPIAEETGLIIPIGNWVLREALEQCRRWTQAGVPCVPVAVNVSALQFAQPLFPSQVDAALRDFGIDAGLLKIEVTESSLMRSMQDAAAKLTELRAIGIGLAIDDFGTGYSSLAYLHRLPIDVLKIDRTFVSAIGTSRSADADCKDTTITRAIIELARSLGLSTVAEGVETELQRATLKSLGCDVMQGYLFSKPIPVEPLRDLLCRGRVSRVQDAAVA
- a CDS encoding ATP-binding protein gives rise to the protein MTASNRPSRPSTLSLLWRRASPQTLRGKLVAISMTSTGVALTIACAASLLFDYQQIRRSLGNEVVLEAQIVGANCTAAISFHDAEAATATLATLAPQERVELAVIYNADGQVLATYARPGYTAEPPVAPPLRDVEFGPGYMLTCQTIELGGKEIGRVLIRADLRGLHAHLRNGALMGGTVLAGAMAFAYLVVARLQRAISGPISTLTETARSVSVDRDYSVRVARINDNGSGELGMLVDCFNEMLSQIQDRDAELETHRGCLEAEVEARTAELTKTNAELTEATRKAEASNAAKTAFLANMSHEIRTPMTAILGYSDLMLSPTQTTSDRVNSLQVIRRNTRHLMELINDILDISKIEAEKMTIESIPCDLAGIVVEVSSMLRPKAMAKQLTMAVDFDGPIPRTVHSDPLRLKQVLMNLVGNAVKFTETGEVTIKVRVERTGTTGRAIFDISDTGIGMTPDQIGRLFRPFTQADESMTRRYGGTGLGLVISQRLSRLMGGDITVTSAPGMGSTFSVQIDTGPLAGVEWLTGLTESTLQPPAIEPSIDEVALSGRILLAEDGYDNQQLISLHLSAAGAQVTIAENGRIAVDKVRSGAFDVVLMDMQMPELDGYGAASELRRRGFTLPIIALTAHAMAGDRKRCLDAGCTDYLTKPVDRGLLLRTVQSYLTKPPEPAVNRRAPVSATIDTSAAPEARETTVLTPNAASYGSDRQNKALAAAVAGFVSRLPARVSTLQGQVADGNLAELKRTLHQLKGAGTGYGFPKITALAAQAERAVVAQQALEEIRAEVDHLVEVIRMVDGYVCAREAHA
- a CDS encoding LacI family DNA-binding transcriptional regulator; this translates as MRSTAGRFQDIAAALNLSKGTVSRALSGRGDIAQQTRSRVLEVAGSLNYAPRRRRSRGGAASTVSLDRVGLVLGNPCVDLNGVPDPSYVGFHVLTNLERVANDAGVGLMVSFVDASSPALRLDHLRVLRTRDNDAAILVYPFPDAIVERLASVMPVVSLEVLYPNSPEVDVIGPTHALDAMRAVDHLHRLGHRRIAYVGDELATGHRVTQGLRHAGYVSGLARLGMPYRVATDVSTLATVERSKRTIYRRRSPRWLPTG
- a CDS encoding YfiR family protein → MLTVALRPGVLEAGEANREYALKAAFLYNFAQFVEWPAGAFESDTAPFVIGVYGDNPFQDALDRAVQGKTASGHPMVVHQFSTTAEVASAHMLFVSAAQGGALDELFAAIGDRPILTVGESNSFPWKGGVIRFYMEDGKVRFEINPEAAQRARLRISSKLMKLARIFKR
- a CDS encoding TonB-dependent receptor → MTVTKSANRSRTQHRIIARFLAVAVLVGLGHRSPAFAQSDADMPDATQSPDDLTSMSIEELMELPVVVAAGKRAQSQREAAASVSVVTADEINLMGYRNLAEVLRNQRSFYLHTDGLNWFAGVRGLLRPAEWNARLLVLVDGRPTRENIYGQTHLDQDFLLPIEAYKRVEIVRGPGSALYGSNAVFSVVNIVTKDGADLNGGLIRVQGGTENTARVSALYGLKTDGGWDISGGIAGYTSDGDEDVHFDGISDPLLNFGHVEGWDDERSVTGYLKIKRGEFTAMVDHADRERDSRSATYATSFFEPGTMDESRTNVTLRVDHEIAPGRSIHGMAYYGRSQYRQTLGFTLDPAVSPAIDYNYLTKAHNDWLGLESHYDWQINPKFHLLAGGEVTHSLETSQQDRDDAGFSIDIDKPFSSVALFAEGNWHLTERVTLVAGARVDHVRHVGTMFSPRAAAIVSATKNDTIKLMYGRAFRSPNLYEMFYSSADAYLANPDLDPELVDTYELAWERQLKSGWRTSLGGFFWHMSDAMDSVIFPDGTSQVQNVRDVSARGVEAELQRQWQSGGSFRAHASLTNATDDDGDRLAVSPRYIVGTAIIVPLIGKKTFLSVDAQLVGPMESDLGESTDPSYVTNVVLTSRDFLGTRGLELQAGVYNLFADDARLPHGDSFQHTQPTLNWPGTRAMVGLTYAF